Proteins encoded in a region of the Pirellulaceae bacterium genome:
- a CDS encoding DUF58 domain-containing protein: MAVQMQRDFLEPHVLGRLGALPLHARFPMLGNVAGRHRSPIRGSSIEFAAYRKYVPGDDTRRLDWRAFARSDRFYIKEFEADTNLRLCLVVDTSGSMAFGNEQTNKLDYARRVAGTLAYLASQQGDAVGLYCAGTQFIKEIPPKRNAAHLKHVLDELALAKADGETGLAEALHEAAERVPQRALIVILSDLFVPPETLKDCFQHLRFRKHDVAVFHLLEQNELDFEFDRPTRFLDLEGGAPILADPNLIANQYRRAMAKYMEDIRLVMRDAVVDYNHVRIDDPYDDVLARFLLSRLPKGAK; this comes from the coding sequence ATGGCAGTGCAAATGCAACGTGATTTTCTTGAGCCTCATGTCCTGGGGCGACTCGGTGCGCTCCCCCTTCACGCGAGATTCCCAATGCTCGGAAATGTGGCGGGCCGCCATCGCAGTCCAATCCGAGGTTCCAGCATCGAATTCGCTGCCTATCGAAAATACGTTCCCGGTGACGACACACGGCGACTTGATTGGCGGGCCTTTGCTCGCAGCGATCGTTTCTATATCAAAGAATTTGAAGCCGACACGAATCTACGCCTGTGTCTTGTTGTCGACACGAGTGGATCGATGGCTTTTGGCAATGAGCAAACCAATAAACTCGATTATGCTCGACGAGTCGCCGGAACTCTCGCCTATCTGGCCTCACAACAGGGGGATGCCGTTGGGCTCTATTGTGCGGGCACACAATTCATTAAAGAAATCCCCCCCAAACGTAATGCAGCTCATCTCAAACACGTCCTCGATGAATTGGCTCTGGCCAAAGCAGATGGCGAAACAGGTTTGGCAGAGGCGTTGCACGAAGCGGCAGAACGAGTCCCGCAACGAGCCTTGATCGTAATCCTTTCAGACCTCTTCGTCCCCCCAGAAACCCTCAAGGACTGCTTTCAACATCTTCGCTTTCGAAAGCATGACGTGGCTGTCTTTCACTTACTCGAACAAAACGAACTCGATTTTGAGTTTGATCGACCAACACGCTTTCTCGACTTGGAGGGTGGCGCTCCAATTCTGGCCGATCCTAATTTGATCGCCAACCAATACCGTCGTGCCATGGCAAAATACATGGAAGATATTCGTCTCGTCATGCGAGATGCTGTTGTGGATTACAACCACGTCCGCATCGACGATCCATATGATGACGTGCTCGCCCGCTTCCTACTTTCGAGACTCCCCAAAGGAGCCAAATAA
- a CDS encoding MoxR family ATPase, translating to MSTREANTTPQLAADHVSAIDELRDVNQQLQEELSRIIVGQKQVIEQLAICLFSRGHALLMGVPGLAKTLLVSRLAETMELEFSRIQFTPDLMPMDITGTDILQEAQGGKREFEFVKGPLFANIVLADEINRAPSKTQAAMLEAMQEQKVTVVGRTYHLSPPFFVLATQNPIEQEGTYPLPEAQLDRFMFLIEVDYPERQEEIEIARTTTGAELPELTTIIKRDKVLEYQELIRRVPVPEHIYEFAVDLARSTRPKSPESPEWIKPLVGWGAGPRAVQYLILGAKARAALSGSYMVRMEDVVEVAEPVLMHRVITTFAAESEGISSREVVRRLVADLQDDA from the coding sequence ATGTCAACAAGGGAAGCGAATACAACACCCCAACTTGCCGCTGATCACGTATCTGCAATTGACGAGTTGCGGGATGTGAATCAACAGCTACAGGAGGAACTAAGTCGTATTATCGTCGGTCAAAAGCAAGTCATCGAACAATTGGCGATTTGTCTTTTTTCCCGCGGACACGCCCTGCTGATGGGTGTACCCGGACTCGCCAAGACACTCCTCGTCAGCCGACTCGCCGAGACAATGGAACTGGAATTCAGCCGCATCCAGTTCACTCCCGATTTGATGCCGATGGATATCACCGGCACCGATATTTTACAAGAAGCACAAGGTGGAAAACGCGAATTCGAATTCGTGAAGGGGCCGCTGTTCGCCAACATCGTTCTCGCTGACGAAATCAACCGCGCGCCTTCAAAAACGCAAGCTGCCATGCTCGAGGCCATGCAAGAACAAAAAGTCACCGTGGTCGGTCGAACTTATCATCTATCCCCACCCTTTTTCGTCTTGGCAACTCAAAACCCAATTGAACAAGAAGGAACCTACCCACTGCCGGAAGCCCAACTTGATCGCTTCATGTTTTTGATCGAAGTCGACTATCCGGAGCGTCAGGAAGAAATCGAAATCGCCCGCACGACCACGGGCGCCGAATTGCCCGAACTGACCACTATTATTAAACGCGACAAGGTACTCGAATATCAAGAATTGATTCGACGAGTTCCGGTACCGGAACACATCTACGAATTTGCCGTTGACCTGGCCCGAAGCACCCGGCCCAAAAGCCCGGAATCGCCCGAGTGGATCAAGCCGCTGGTCGGCTGGGGTGCCGGCCCCAGGGCCGTGCAATATTTGATCCTGGGAGCCAAGGCCCGTGCCGCCTTAAGCGGCAGTTACATGGTTCGCATGGAAGACGTCGTCGAAGTTGCCGAACCAGTCCTCATGCATCGCGTCATTACAACCTTCGCCGCAGAATCAGAAGGCATTTCAAGTCGTGAAGTGGTGCGACGCCTGGTAGCCGACCTTCAAGACGATGCATAG
- a CDS encoding dicarboxylate/amino acid:cation symporter → MTDGTGKKAHHLTIYIVIAIVSAIVIAIFAPQFASKLKLGGEVFLRLLQMVVVPLVMASVMSGILGLGDVRKLGRPGGVAILYYLTTTVLAVLTGLVVVNVINPGTGIKRELVEDARRDGAEAVEAAKNAMRPDRRQVTWSRQFGKDQLILDQKSATGNSNELSIPSDEHLVVAVTIEQVGTASEPAEVQVMWRPKGDSAFKPIMWQEGEQSQDHFVAGKQADLYLKAIPIPDTARHIKLVYQAQQGGASSTISAELMHGPPNLSDIFSNLVLMLFTNNLLESMVEINLLPLIIFSIVFASMLTTMGKRSEGIANLVVSINDALMSFILLLMKLAPIGIFCLVAARFGKAQLEGQFIALLQIQFKYMLTVLSGLAIHGLVTLPAILYLVTRRNPYRFIAQMSQAILTAFSTASSTATLPVTMECAETRAGVSRKSTEFVLPLGATINMDGTALYEAAAAIFIAQAFAIVNPDYQLTLVQQATIAITATLAAIGAAGIPEAGLVTMLIVLNAVNLPLELIGLILPVDWLLDRFRTAVNAFGDSVGAAVVDRSFDKDNTG, encoded by the coding sequence ATGACAGACGGAACTGGCAAAAAAGCGCATCATCTGACAATTTACATCGTGATTGCAATTGTCAGCGCCATCGTGATCGCAATTTTTGCACCCCAATTCGCATCCAAACTGAAACTTGGTGGTGAAGTCTTTTTGCGACTACTTCAGATGGTTGTGGTACCACTTGTCATGGCGAGCGTGATGAGTGGGATCTTGGGTTTAGGAGATGTCAGAAAGCTGGGGCGTCCTGGCGGTGTGGCAATTCTTTACTATCTGACTACCACGGTTTTAGCCGTCTTAACAGGACTGGTGGTGGTCAATGTGATTAACCCTGGTACTGGAATCAAGCGAGAGCTTGTTGAGGACGCACGCCGCGACGGCGCGGAAGCCGTCGAGGCCGCGAAAAATGCAATGCGTCCGGATCGAAGGCAAGTCACCTGGTCGCGACAATTCGGCAAAGACCAACTGATACTCGATCAAAAATCCGCTACCGGCAATAGCAATGAACTGTCGATCCCAAGTGACGAACATCTCGTGGTCGCAGTCACGATCGAACAAGTTGGGACAGCAAGCGAGCCGGCCGAAGTCCAGGTCATGTGGCGTCCGAAAGGTGACAGTGCATTCAAACCGATCATGTGGCAAGAGGGCGAGCAGTCACAAGACCACTTCGTTGCCGGTAAGCAGGCCGACCTCTACCTTAAAGCGATTCCTATCCCGGATACGGCTCGGCATATCAAACTTGTCTATCAGGCTCAGCAAGGTGGTGCCTCGAGCACCATTAGTGCCGAACTAATGCACGGTCCGCCTAACTTGAGTGACATCTTCTCAAATCTCGTACTGATGTTGTTCACGAACAATCTCTTGGAATCGATGGTAGAAATCAACCTGCTACCATTAATCATCTTCAGCATCGTCTTTGCTAGCATGCTCACCACCATGGGCAAACGATCGGAAGGAATCGCCAACCTGGTCGTCAGCATCAATGATGCATTGATGAGTTTCATCCTGCTGCTAATGAAGCTGGCCCCCATCGGGATTTTCTGCCTGGTCGCAGCCAGATTTGGCAAAGCTCAACTCGAGGGTCAGTTCATCGCCCTCTTGCAGATCCAGTTCAAATATATGTTGACCGTACTCAGCGGACTTGCGATCCATGGACTGGTCACCTTACCAGCCATCCTGTACCTGGTAACGCGTCGCAACCCCTATCGTTTCATCGCGCAAATGTCGCAAGCCATCTTAACGGCATTTTCCACAGCCAGTTCGACCGCTACCCTACCGGTAACGATGGAGTGTGCGGAAACGCGAGCTGGTGTCTCACGAAAGTCAACCGAGTTTGTGCTTCCATTAGGTGCCACGATCAACATGGACGGCACAGCACTTTATGAAGCAGCTGCTGCTATTTTCATCGCGCAAGCTTTTGCGATCGTCAATCCCGATTACCAACTCACGCTGGTGCAGCAGGCCACGATTGCCATCACCGCTACTTTGGCAGCAATTGGTGCTGCGGGCATTCCTGAAGCGGGACTGGTAACGATGCTGATCGTCCTCAATGCGGTCAACTTGCCGCTCGAATTGATCGGACTAATCCTCCCGGTCGATTGGCTTCTCGATCGCTTCCGCACGGCCGTAAATGCTTTTGGCGACTCCGTCGGAGCGGCGGTTGTCGACCGGAGTTTCGACAAGGACAATACAGGGTGA
- a CDS encoding BatA domain-containing protein has translation MTFLQPFLLIALPLISLPIIIHLINRQRHRTIPWAAMMFLLDAKRMSRGMARLRYWLIMAMRMLAIAGLIFAVSRPLASGWLGSAIGGGADTTIVILDRSASNEQQELQTSQSKRSSALDKLTDLFETVGFKGQLVLIENTENKAIPIELAARLKQMPETQATATSSDIPAMLQTALDYCVANQTGRTDIWICSDLRSHDWIPDDGRWTALRNEFERLDGVRFYLLSYPEPADDNLSISVHNARIRKAAGTAELTVDVSIRRDGTSNSIEQIPIEFIINGARSVLNIDLTENEFSLRGHTIELDPSTTSGWGRVELPPDSNPQDNVFCFVFATPPIQRAVIVADDEQSAAALRTALSAPIDPSITDESIVLTPDHIDELDWTTTSLIVWQSPLPDARVAEQLEAFAKSGRPVIFFPPTRSTAGSAFGMQWGNWKVGTENQAIPITSWRSDSGLLRQTQNGQPLPVGNLKVFRHLELTGEANHLAQLDGGSLLLGQATQTDGPVFFCTTLPRASHSTLAQDGVVFYVMLQRALSIGSATQSTARQVTAGSEAARQINNWNPLYSTREDMISSLRWTQTGVMQQDDELVALNRPTAEDALTILDQQQINDLFGALEFRQIQEELSNRSALASEIWRAFLITMALALILEALLCIPEHRSSSSTDRSTRLAQTRTTPEPVTDR, from the coding sequence GTGACGTTTCTTCAGCCATTTCTGCTCATCGCGCTGCCGCTGATCAGTTTGCCGATCATTATCCATCTGATCAATCGGCAACGACACCGGACGATCCCCTGGGCAGCCATGATGTTTCTGCTCGATGCCAAACGGATGTCTCGCGGCATGGCAAGGTTACGTTACTGGCTCATCATGGCCATGCGGATGCTGGCGATTGCCGGTTTGATTTTCGCCGTCAGTCGTCCACTAGCCAGCGGCTGGCTCGGTTCGGCCATCGGCGGAGGCGCCGACACCACCATCGTAATTCTTGATCGGTCAGCTAGCAACGAACAACAAGAGCTGCAAACATCACAATCCAAACGCAGCTCGGCACTCGACAAACTGACCGATCTGTTTGAAACGGTCGGTTTCAAGGGCCAGCTCGTGTTGATCGAGAACACGGAAAACAAAGCAATTCCCATCGAGCTTGCCGCACGATTGAAACAGATGCCGGAAACTCAGGCCACCGCAACTTCATCCGACATTCCCGCCATGCTACAAACGGCATTGGACTATTGCGTCGCCAATCAAACGGGTCGCACCGACATTTGGATTTGTTCGGACCTGAGGTCCCACGACTGGATACCTGACGACGGCCGCTGGACAGCCTTACGAAACGAATTCGAACGACTTGATGGTGTCCGCTTTTATCTCCTTTCCTACCCAGAACCGGCCGATGACAACCTGTCAATTTCTGTCCACAATGCACGGATTCGAAAAGCGGCTGGCACTGCCGAGTTAACCGTCGATGTCAGCATCCGACGCGATGGCACCTCCAATTCAATCGAACAGATTCCCATCGAATTCATTATCAACGGCGCCCGCTCAGTATTGAACATCGACTTAACAGAAAACGAATTCTCACTTCGGGGACACACGATCGAACTGGATCCATCCACGACTTCTGGCTGGGGTCGTGTTGAGTTGCCCCCTGACTCGAATCCACAGGACAACGTATTCTGCTTTGTATTTGCTACCCCCCCCATCCAGCGTGCCGTCATTGTGGCGGACGACGAGCAGTCGGCCGCAGCGTTGCGCACCGCTCTCTCGGCGCCTATTGATCCGAGCATCACCGATGAGTCGATTGTCCTGACGCCAGATCACATCGACGAACTAGACTGGACGACAACCTCATTAATCGTTTGGCAGTCACCATTACCTGACGCACGCGTGGCCGAGCAACTGGAAGCGTTTGCAAAGTCGGGCCGACCCGTCATATTCTTCCCGCCCACCCGTTCAACTGCAGGAAGTGCCTTTGGTATGCAGTGGGGCAATTGGAAGGTGGGAACTGAGAATCAAGCGATACCCATTACCTCCTGGCGAAGTGACAGTGGATTGCTGCGACAAACTCAGAACGGACAGCCGTTACCTGTTGGAAACCTTAAAGTGTTTCGACATTTGGAGCTAACGGGCGAAGCCAATCACTTAGCTCAATTAGACGGCGGATCTCTGCTGCTGGGGCAAGCCACTCAAACGGATGGTCCGGTCTTTTTTTGCACCACTTTACCACGCGCCAGTCACTCAACACTGGCGCAAGACGGCGTCGTTTTTTATGTCATGTTGCAACGCGCCCTCTCGATCGGATCAGCAACGCAAAGTACCGCGCGACAGGTCACCGCCGGCAGTGAAGCTGCTCGACAAATCAACAATTGGAATCCACTTTACTCAACCCGCGAAGATATGATTTCGTCCCTGCGTTGGACGCAAACAGGAGTCATGCAGCAAGACGACGAACTCGTTGCACTCAATCGCCCGACTGCAGAAGATGCACTCACAATACTCGATCAACAACAAATTAATGATCTGTTCGGTGCACTCGAATTTCGTCAGATCCAAGAAGAGCTGAGCAACCGCAGTGCTTTGGCAAGTGAGATCTGGCGAGCCTTTTTGATCACCATGGCTTTGGCATTGATCCTGGAAGCCTTGTTGTGCATCCCCGAACACAGATCCTCGTCCAGTACCGATCGCTCGACTCGCCTAGCCCAAACCCGAACAACGCCAGAACCCGTCACCGATCGCTAA
- a CDS encoding lactonase family protein, which yields MKSWTAFALAITLTACTTTFGSTFLYVSLKGEEAITIYRFDEPSGKLTQTGKIAIAGEPGAMTTNPNRSRLYTAIRSRGELASFAINAKTGQLTPINTVTAAADPAHLTTDQSGSFLLSAYYVAGKVAVHPIQSNGAIAAEGTWYVTDDKAHAVAIDDQNRWTFVPHTGPNAIFQFEFDPTSGRLKPNTPNKLTSAANTGPRHFSFHPTQDYAYSDNEQGSSVTAFHFDRITGQLKPIETLSTIPQTFHQPNTCARMEVTPNGRFLYAANRGHDSIAGFRIDDKDGSLTRIGIIPTEKTPRSLNVDPTGNFLVAAGQDSDRLAVYRIEATGTLTRIDTVSVGKTPWWVMFVRP from the coding sequence ATGAAAAGCTGGACTGCTTTCGCCTTGGCGATCACGTTGACGGCCTGCACCACAACCTTTGGCAGTACGTTTCTATACGTCTCACTGAAGGGCGAAGAAGCCATTACGATTTATCGATTCGATGAACCTTCAGGAAAACTAACTCAGACAGGTAAAATTGCAATTGCTGGCGAACCTGGCGCCATGACGACGAATCCGAATCGCAGCCGACTGTATACAGCGATCCGCTCCCGGGGCGAGTTGGCAAGTTTTGCCATCAACGCCAAGACGGGTCAGCTAACCCCCATCAACACAGTCACTGCCGCTGCCGATCCGGCGCATTTAACCACCGACCAGAGTGGCTCCTTTTTGTTATCCGCCTACTATGTGGCAGGCAAAGTAGCAGTCCATCCAATCCAATCAAACGGAGCGATCGCCGCCGAGGGTACCTGGTACGTCACGGATGACAAAGCTCATGCCGTCGCGATTGACGACCAGAATCGCTGGACTTTCGTGCCGCACACGGGCCCCAATGCGATCTTTCAATTCGAATTCGATCCCACCAGCGGACGACTGAAGCCCAATACTCCAAACAAATTGACCAGCGCTGCAAATACAGGTCCGCGGCATTTTTCCTTCCATCCGACTCAAGACTACGCTTACAGTGATAATGAGCAGGGTAGTAGCGTAACGGCCTTCCATTTCGATCGCATCACCGGGCAACTGAAACCCATCGAAACGCTCTCAACGATTCCTCAGACCTTCCATCAACCGAATACTTGTGCGCGGATGGAAGTGACGCCGAACGGCCGTTTTCTGTATGCGGCGAATCGAGGTCACGACAGCATCGCCGGATTTCGCATCGATGACAAAGACGGTTCGCTCACGCGCATCGGCATCATCCCAACAGAAAAAACACCACGCTCCTTGAATGTCGACCCAACAGGTAATTTCTTAGTCGCTGCTGGGCAAGATTCTGATCGATTAGCCGTCTACCGTATCGAAGCAACCGGTACCCTCACTCGAATTGACACCGTTTCTGTCGGCAAAACTCCATGGTGGGTCATGTTCGTGCGACCTTAA
- a CDS encoding phospholipase D-like domain-containing protein: MFLVLWYMPIWLWPVCFVVAVGASAHAILYKREIRSVIGWLGLFWLGAPLFGAMLYFCFGINRIRRRGSALQQQLAASFREIRVDVPEQVLQQFEQARVRYPCFAQMVDLVTSLTGNPLLPGNRIQPLINGEQAYTAMLEAIHNAKQSIALQSYIFDFDRAGVEFVQALKQAQQRKVEIRVLIDDVGARYSRPSIVGEFQRLGIPCRTFLPRRGPRSVQYANLRNHRKLMIVDGEIGFTGGMNIRESCRLDWDPKYPVQDIHFRLEGPVVTQLQEVFAGDWAFVAQEILNGEAWVTRPRLVGEMWARGVPDGPDEDFEKLLLTILGAIGVAQRRLIVVTPYFLPDRSIVNALGIAALRGVQVDIVVPQVNNLRLIQWACMATLWQVLDRGCRVHLSPLPFDHSKVLLVDDAYMLFGSTNWDARSLRLNFEFNVETYSTELCEQITQLIDGKIARAKRLTLADVNARSLPVKLRDGIARLFTPYL, encoded by the coding sequence GTGTTTCTCGTCTTATGGTACATGCCGATCTGGTTGTGGCCCGTTTGTTTTGTGGTCGCGGTTGGAGCGTCGGCGCACGCAATTCTCTATAAGCGAGAGATACGATCTGTCATCGGTTGGCTTGGATTGTTCTGGCTGGGAGCGCCGCTCTTTGGTGCGATGCTCTACTTCTGTTTTGGTATTAACCGTATTCGTCGACGTGGGAGTGCGCTTCAGCAACAACTGGCAGCTTCGTTTCGGGAGATCCGCGTTGACGTGCCCGAACAAGTGTTGCAGCAATTCGAGCAGGCGAGGGTACGTTATCCTTGCTTTGCTCAAATGGTGGATCTCGTTACCAGCCTGACTGGGAATCCGCTCTTGCCAGGCAATCGAATCCAGCCACTGATCAATGGCGAACAGGCTTATACTGCCATGTTGGAGGCGATCCACAATGCAAAACAGTCGATTGCGTTGCAAAGTTACATCTTTGACTTTGACCGTGCTGGTGTTGAATTTGTCCAAGCACTTAAGCAGGCACAACAACGAAAGGTTGAAATCCGAGTCTTGATCGATGATGTCGGGGCGCGATATTCAAGACCGTCGATTGTTGGTGAGTTTCAGCGGCTTGGAATTCCCTGTCGTACTTTTCTTCCGAGGCGCGGGCCTCGCTCGGTGCAATATGCCAATCTTAGAAATCATCGCAAGCTGATGATCGTTGACGGGGAAATTGGCTTTACCGGAGGAATGAATATTCGCGAGTCCTGTCGGCTGGATTGGGATCCAAAATATCCCGTACAAGATATTCACTTCCGACTCGAGGGGCCCGTGGTCACCCAACTTCAAGAAGTGTTTGCGGGTGACTGGGCCTTCGTCGCTCAAGAAATTCTGAATGGAGAAGCCTGGGTAACCCGACCGCGGCTGGTCGGCGAGATGTGGGCTCGAGGTGTTCCGGACGGTCCCGACGAAGATTTCGAAAAACTGTTGTTGACGATCTTGGGGGCGATTGGTGTGGCACAGAGACGGCTGATTGTCGTCACACCCTATTTTCTGCCGGACAGAAGTATTGTGAATGCGCTGGGCATTGCGGCCTTACGGGGTGTTCAAGTGGATATTGTCGTGCCACAAGTCAACAATTTACGACTGATTCAGTGGGCCTGTATGGCCACCCTCTGGCAAGTACTTGATCGTGGATGCCGCGTCCATTTGTCACCCCTTCCCTTTGACCACTCCAAGGTACTCTTAGTTGACGACGCGTACATGCTGTTCGGATCGACCAATTGGGACGCTCGGAGTCTGCGACTTAATTTCGAATTTAACGTCGAGACCTACAGTACGGAATTGTGTGAACAGATCACGCAACTGATTGATGGAAAGATCGCCCGGGCGAAAAGGCTGACTCTGGCCGATGTGAATGCAAGATCGTTGCCGGTAAAGCTCCGAGATGGCATCGCCCGTCTGTTCACTCCCTATTTGTAG